In the Chloroherpetonaceae bacterium genome, one interval contains:
- the uvrA gene encoding excinuclease ABC subunit UvrA, with the protein MSDKSLREATATPEAPNPEIRRGIFIKGARTHNLKNIDVFIPRNKLVVVTGVSGSGKSSLAFDTLYAEGHRRYVESMSAYIRQFLERIPRPDVDYISGIAPAIAIEQKTVSKNPRSTVGTVTEIYDYLRLLFARIGKTYSPDTNEMVMKHSPEDVLITLRLLDEGTRFYICFPFPHHKDEHKKDRTFKEEIHTLKQKGFYRIVQGEKIIDVSNPYEEAALLSMPKKEQEKLLVLADRVVLRPDSETEARITEAVETAFAESNGYCIVRVLGGRDYTFSDKFELNGVEYEEPTPQLFSFNSPYGACPTCQGFGRVAGIDEDAVVPNGALALRDGAIVCWNSDKHSQHLRALIRIAPKYGIPLDVPYSKLPASAKKLIWQGVPKEGFIGIDGFFKEVEREAQYKMHYRVLLSRYRGYTTCPDCGGSRLRKEALYVKVAGKTIFDIVQMTIGEAYTFIKTMEISRFDREIAQTILSELEKRLGYLVEVGLEYLSLGRPASTLSGGESQRINLATSLGSSLMGSIYVLDEPSIGLHQRDSARLIQILKRLRDIGNTVVVVEHDREMIEAADEVIDLGIGAGRNGGSVVFQGPPSEMVQSTVSLTGKYLRHRDVIPVPKVRRKPDFSKAIEIEGAMENNLKNLTVKFPLGVMTCVTGVSGSGKSTLVNDVLYLGLLKQTVGTAERVGTHRALRGAHLIQKVELVDQSPIGRTSRSNPATYLKVFDEIRALFAQTPYAKMKGWDAGYFSFNVPGGRCEVCAGEGVQRVEMQFLADIETICEACNGKRYKPDTLNALYKGKSIADVLEMTIAEAYEFFSDQKQIAKKLKVLLDVGLGYLQLGQSGSTLSGGEAQRLKLAYHIASSDSQNSLFIFDEPTTGLHFDDILKLIQCFNRLLEQNNTLVIIEHNLDVIKQADWIIDLGPEAGERGGEIVAQGTPEEVAQVLHSHTGRYLREYLQV; encoded by the coding sequence ATGAGTGATAAATCGCTTCGTGAGGCAACTGCGACTCCTGAAGCACCCAACCCAGAGATTCGCCGAGGTATTTTTATCAAAGGCGCGCGCACGCATAATCTCAAGAACATTGATGTCTTTATCCCACGCAATAAACTGGTAGTAGTTACAGGCGTCAGTGGCTCGGGCAAATCCAGCCTTGCCTTCGATACGCTCTACGCAGAAGGGCACCGCCGCTATGTGGAGTCAATGTCAGCCTACATTCGCCAGTTTCTTGAGCGAATACCACGCCCTGATGTGGATTACATCTCTGGCATCGCACCTGCGATTGCAATCGAACAAAAAACCGTTTCTAAAAACCCACGTTCAACCGTAGGCACAGTTACGGAAATCTATGACTACTTGCGGCTGCTCTTTGCGCGCATTGGCAAAACTTACTCGCCTGACACAAATGAAATGGTCATGAAGCACTCGCCCGAAGATGTGCTAATTACGCTGCGCCTACTGGACGAGGGCACAAGGTTCTATATCTGCTTCCCTTTTCCGCACCACAAAGATGAACACAAAAAAGATCGCACCTTCAAGGAAGAAATTCACACGCTGAAGCAGAAAGGTTTCTATCGCATTGTGCAGGGCGAAAAAATTATTGACGTGAGCAATCCATACGAGGAAGCAGCTTTGCTCTCAATGCCAAAAAAAGAGCAAGAAAAACTTTTGGTGCTGGCGGATAGAGTGGTGCTAAGGCCCGATAGCGAGACTGAGGCTCGCATTACTGAAGCTGTAGAAACTGCCTTTGCAGAATCCAATGGATACTGCATTGTGCGTGTCTTAGGCGGACGAGACTACACATTTAGCGATAAGTTTGAGCTGAATGGCGTCGAATACGAAGAGCCAACGCCGCAGCTTTTTTCCTTTAACTCACCGTATGGAGCTTGCCCAACCTGTCAAGGTTTTGGACGTGTGGCAGGGATTGATGAAGATGCAGTCGTGCCGAATGGTGCGCTAGCACTTCGTGATGGCGCAATTGTATGTTGGAACTCAGATAAACATTCACAGCATCTGCGCGCATTGATTCGCATTGCGCCAAAATACGGCATTCCGCTCGATGTGCCTTACAGCAAATTGCCTGCGAGCGCCAAAAAGCTCATCTGGCAAGGAGTGCCCAAAGAGGGCTTCATCGGCATAGATGGCTTCTTCAAAGAAGTGGAGCGAGAGGCGCAATACAAGATGCACTATCGTGTTTTGCTGAGTCGCTATCGTGGCTACACGACTTGTCCTGACTGCGGAGGCTCGCGCCTACGCAAAGAAGCGCTCTACGTCAAAGTAGCAGGCAAGACCATTTTTGACATCGTGCAAATGACCATCGGCGAAGCCTACACTTTCATCAAGACAATGGAGATTTCGCGCTTTGACCGAGAAATTGCACAAACCATTCTAAGTGAGCTGGAAAAGCGTCTGGGCTATCTGGTAGAAGTAGGGTTGGAGTATCTCTCGCTGGGGCGTCCAGCCAGCACGCTGTCTGGGGGCGAGTCGCAACGTATCAATTTGGCGACCTCACTGGGTTCATCGCTGATGGGTTCAATTTATGTGCTAGATGAACCCTCTATTGGTCTGCATCAGCGCGATTCTGCACGCCTCATTCAAATCTTGAAGCGCCTGCGCGATATTGGAAATACAGTCGTGGTGGTCGAGCATGACCGTGAAATGATTGAAGCAGCAGATGAAGTCATTGACTTAGGTATCGGTGCAGGGCGAAATGGTGGTTCAGTGGTCTTTCAAGGACCACCGTCTGAGATGGTCCAATCGACAGTTTCACTAACAGGCAAGTATTTGCGCCATCGAGATGTGATTCCTGTGCCGAAAGTGCGCCGCAAACCTGATTTTTCAAAGGCGATTGAAATCGAAGGCGCAATGGAAAACAATCTGAAAAACCTTACGGTCAAGTTTCCTCTGGGCGTGATGACCTGCGTAACGGGCGTCAGCGGTTCAGGTAAATCGACGCTGGTCAATGATGTGCTATACTTAGGCTTGCTTAAACAAACGGTTGGCACGGCAGAACGGGTTGGCACGCATCGTGCACTACGGGGGGCACATTTAATTCAAAAAGTGGAACTGGTTGACCAGTCGCCAATCGGACGCACCAGTCGCAGCAACCCTGCCACATACCTTAAAGTCTTCGACGAGATTCGCGCACTGTTTGCTCAAACGCCCTACGCCAAAATGAAGGGCTGGGACGCAGGATACTTTTCGTTCAATGTGCCCGGCGGTCGCTGTGAAGTCTGTGCAGGCGAGGGCGTGCAGCGTGTCGAGATGCAGTTTCTTGCTGATATCGAAACCATCTGTGAAGCCTGCAACGGCAAGCGCTACAAGCCTGATACCCTGAATGCCCTCTACAAAGGCAAGTCTATTGCAGATGTGTTAGAAATGACTATTGCCGAAGCATATGAATTTTTCAGCGACCAAAAGCAAATTGCTAAGAAACTCAAGGTGCTCTTAGATGTAGGGTTAGGCTACTTGCAGTTAGGGCAATCAGGCAGCACCCTTTCGGGCGGAGAGGCGCAACGCCTAAAATTGGCTTACCACATCGCCAGCAGCGACTCGCAAAATAGCCTCTTTATCTTTGATGAACCCACAACTGGCTTGCATTTTGACGACATTCTAAAACTTATTCAATGTTTTAACCGCTTGCTCGAGCAGAACAATACGCTTGTAATCATTGAGCATAACCTTGATGTAATTAAGCAAGCTGATTGGATTATAGACCTTGGGCCAGAAGCAGGCGAGCGTGGGGGCGAAATAGTAGCACAAGGCACACCTGAAGAAGTTGCGCAAGTGCTGCATTCCCATACAGGACGATACTTGCGAGAGTATCTTCAAGTCTAG
- a CDS encoding SusC/RagA family TonB-linked outer membrane protein: MKKAVILFLSVVFLCTGRLWAQERTVRGTVKAAEDGSPLIGATVLVKDTRVGTKTNVNGQYSIQVPSGATTLVFSYIGYRTIEVAIGDRTVIDVTLEIDAKQVAEIVVTGVAEGTSTKKLGFAIGKIDEETIKQVPAVDPANAIRGKVSGVTIVQPTGIPGTAPTIRLRGSTNIQGQSTPLIIIDGVITPPGTTLADIDINSVESIEIIKGAAGASLYGSQAANGVIQIITKRGADNPGATDFTARTEWGFTNLQKLYPLANHHAWRVENNDFVPRTPGSPLRALEADQYVDNPYPGQVRDHQKELFKNRSFNQNFFSIGSTGKNTNFYASGARLFNQGILELTPAFDRYNVNLNADHKIGGFKLSGAIRYTNSVGPDAIERTQGGPFYGVLLLEPDFDLYTPNPDGTPYWAYPGQVLVPGGRSTISNNNAINPLYSLSTTTFDLFRSRVLANASLSYQIFDWWRVEAQGSYDRANEEYKNVTRRNTYNSNMTGYTNGGLFAYNSMSDGLILTANSYFKKSFEDFNLSLTLRYQFERYTTLFDRVSGSQFVVSDVPQPQALTTSTLSNFGSNTDVRAENIFANAIIDYKEKYILEALVRRDASSLFGPDARSQFFYRISGAWRVTQDFDIPNIQEWKVRASYGTSGQRPPFVAQYETFDIVNGVPVKNLLGNRALRPSRVGEFEVGTNLLFLNRFTFEFNYANSIADDQILIVPLFAYAGFTQQFRNAGKMQSTTFEFSLGAEVLREEDWKFNMNIVASRIRQEIVELGRPPFPTNGNFGVASAGGVANTMFRIEAGQPFGVMYGNRHARSLDELKVDQNGFVTNLVGLPRGVLRREDFTINSDGYVIRRFAPISATNPANSTTPAEGSPFERPWLLADEDGSPLVTKIGDSNPDWLLSISGTLSWKKLSLYFLLDTQIGGDIYNATRQLLYFAGNGDYGRHGDLDQAGKPQDKKKAFPYYTATTQLGYGTGLYNGNNPTQHFVESGSFLIVREINVAYTFDADLLNSIGLNFIRDIRLALIGRNLFTFSSYSGYNPEVALAGNATSFRVDQFTYPVFRTFTASLQVRF; encoded by the coding sequence ATGAAAAAAGCGGTAATACTTTTTCTCAGCGTCGTTTTCCTGTGCACAGGTAGGCTTTGGGCACAGGAGCGCACCGTTAGGGGGACAGTAAAAGCGGCTGAAGATGGCAGCCCGCTGATTGGTGCCACCGTACTCGTGAAAGACACGCGAGTGGGCACGAAGACAAATGTGAATGGTCAGTACTCCATTCAAGTGCCCAGTGGAGCGACCACACTGGTGTTCAGTTACATTGGCTACCGTACTATCGAAGTGGCTATTGGGGATAGGACGGTAATTGATGTAACGCTCGAAATTGATGCCAAGCAGGTCGCAGAAATCGTGGTAACAGGCGTGGCAGAGGGCACATCGACCAAGAAACTGGGCTTTGCGATTGGCAAGATTGATGAAGAGACCATTAAGCAAGTGCCAGCGGTCGATCCAGCCAACGCAATTCGCGGCAAAGTCTCCGGCGTAACAATCGTGCAGCCAACGGGCATTCCAGGCACCGCACCCACGATTCGGCTGCGCGGCTCGACCAACATTCAGGGGCAATCGACGCCACTCATTATCATTGATGGCGTAATTACGCCGCCGGGCACCACGCTGGCTGATATTGATATCAATAGCGTTGAGTCTATTGAGATTATCAAAGGCGCAGCAGGGGCATCGCTCTATGGCTCACAGGCTGCAAACGGTGTCATTCAAATCATTACCAAGCGTGGAGCGGATAACCCAGGTGCGACTGACTTTACCGCTCGCACTGAGTGGGGCTTTACAAATTTGCAGAAACTCTATCCACTGGCTAATCACCATGCGTGGAGAGTCGAGAACAACGATTTTGTGCCCAGAACTCCTGGAAGTCCACTTCGTGCCTTAGAGGCAGATCAGTATGTGGATAATCCTTACCCTGGACAAGTGCGAGATCATCAGAAGGAGCTATTCAAGAACAGAAGTTTTAACCAGAACTTCTTCTCTATTGGTAGCACGGGCAAGAATACCAACTTTTATGCGTCTGGCGCACGGCTCTTCAACCAAGGTATTTTGGAGCTCACGCCTGCCTTTGACCGCTACAATGTAAATCTCAATGCAGACCATAAGATTGGGGGGTTCAAGCTCTCTGGTGCGATCCGATACACAAATTCAGTAGGACCAGATGCAATTGAGCGTACGCAGGGCGGGCCATTTTACGGAGTCTTACTCTTGGAGCCCGACTTTGATCTCTACACACCTAACCCTGATGGTACGCCGTATTGGGCATATCCTGGGCAAGTGCTAGTGCCAGGGGGGCGAAGCACTATCTCGAATAACAACGCAATTAACCCGCTATACTCACTTTCTACTACAACCTTTGACCTGTTCCGTAGCCGCGTACTAGCTAATGCATCACTTAGCTACCAAATTTTTGACTGGTGGAGAGTGGAAGCGCAAGGCTCGTACGACCGTGCAAACGAAGAATATAAGAATGTGACCCGGCGCAATACTTATAACAGCAATATGACAGGTTACACGAATGGTGGGCTGTTTGCATATAATAGCATGTCCGATGGGCTTATCTTGACAGCAAACTCCTACTTCAAAAAGAGCTTTGAAGACTTTAATCTCTCATTGACGCTGCGATACCAATTTGAGCGCTACACGACGCTCTTTGACCGAGTCTCAGGAAGCCAGTTTGTCGTGAGCGATGTGCCTCAGCCACAGGCGCTGACCACCTCGACACTTTCTAACTTCGGCTCGAACACAGATGTGCGTGCAGAGAACATCTTTGCAAATGCAATCATTGACTACAAGGAAAAATACATTTTGGAAGCACTGGTACGCCGCGATGCGTCATCACTCTTTGGACCTGACGCACGCTCGCAATTTTTCTACCGTATTTCGGGTGCGTGGCGGGTAACGCAGGACTTTGACATTCCGAATATCCAAGAGTGGAAAGTACGTGCCTCATACGGTACTTCAGGTCAGCGGCCGCCCTTTGTGGCGCAGTATGAGACTTTCGATATTGTCAATGGCGTGCCTGTTAAGAACCTGCTGGGCAATCGGGCACTGCGTCCATCACGCGTAGGGGAGTTCGAAGTCGGAACAAACTTGCTCTTTCTCAATCGATTCACCTTTGAATTCAACTACGCTAATAGCATTGCCGATGACCAGATTCTCATTGTGCCGCTGTTTGCATATGCGGGCTTTACGCAGCAGTTCCGAAATGCGGGCAAAATGCAGAGCACCACATTTGAATTCTCGCTGGGAGCAGAAGTGCTGCGAGAAGAAGACTGGAAGTTCAATATGAACATTGTGGCAAGCCGCATTCGTCAAGAAATTGTGGAGCTGGGCAGACCACCATTCCCAACTAATGGAAACTTTGGGGTTGCGTCAGCAGGTGGTGTCGCAAACACAATGTTCCGCATTGAGGCGGGGCAACCTTTCGGCGTGATGTATGGCAATCGCCACGCTCGCTCGCTGGATGAGCTAAAAGTTGACCAGAACGGCTTTGTAACTAACCTTGTAGGCTTGCCCCGTGGTGTTTTGCGCCGTGAAGACTTTACGATTAACTCCGATGGGTATGTAATTCGCCGTTTTGCACCGATTTCTGCAACAAACCCAGCAAATAGCACCACCCCAGCAGAGGGCTCGCCGTTTGAGCGACCATGGTTACTGGCAGACGAAGATGGTTCGCCACTTGTAACGAAGATTGGCGATAGCAACCCTGATTGGCTCCTTAGCATTAGCGGCACGCTGTCATGGAAGAAACTCTCGCTCTATTTCCTTCTGGATACACAGATTGGTGGTGATATCTACAATGCGACACGCCAGTTACTCTACTTCGCTGGTAATGGCGATTATGGACGTCATGGTGACCTCGATCAAGCTGGAAAACCACAGGACAAGAAAAAAGCTTTTCCGTATTACACAGCGACTACGCAGCTTGGTTACGGCACAGGGCTATACAATGGTAACAACCCGACCCAGCATTTTGTAGAATCAGGGTCTTTCCTGATTGTGCGCGAGATTAATGTCGCCTATACCTTTGATGCGGATCTTTTGAATAGCATCGGCTTGAACTTCATTCGCGATATTCGCTTGGCGCTGATTGGTCGCAATCTCTTTACCTTCTCGAGCTACTCAGGCTATAACCCTGAAGTGGCGCTAGCAGGTAATGCGACCAGCTTCCGCGTTGACCAGTTTACTTATCCTGTATTCAGAACCTTTACTGCATCGCTACAAGTGCGATTCTAA
- a CDS encoding sodium-dependent bicarbonate transport family permease, whose amino-acid sequence MGIQDFTVSLLSPMVLAFVLGIIATLIKSDLKFPEELYIALTIYLLVAIGLKGGYKLSTTPFGEFWKPGVVAIAICILIPIWSYWILHRFGKFDIANAAAVAAHYGSVSAVTFAEAVAFHDNLKAALLEENPALTETALRAMGATYEGFMPSLLTIMEVPGILVALFIARTSKVSLALANGGLYEEENSRAGAVLRELLAGKSTLLLVGCLVIGALAGKRGWEQVSPFFDTPFRGILTLFLLEAGLVTGRRLADLKKVGGFLIGFGLIMPVLHAILGIVLGKLAGLSMGGATILGVLSASASYIAAPAAVRVALPEASPTYFLTASLAITFPFNIIVGLPLYHSIAKLIYGA is encoded by the coding sequence ATGGGCATTCAAGATTTTACTGTCAGTCTGCTTTCGCCAATGGTCTTGGCGTTTGTCTTAGGCATCATTGCCACGCTCATCAAGAGCGACCTTAAATTTCCTGAAGAGCTTTACATTGCACTCACTATTTACTTACTTGTCGCCATCGGGCTGAAAGGTGGATACAAACTTTCTACAACACCGTTTGGCGAATTCTGGAAGCCCGGCGTTGTCGCAATCGCAATTTGCATACTCATTCCAATTTGGTCATACTGGATTTTGCACAGGTTTGGCAAATTTGACATTGCCAATGCCGCTGCTGTGGCGGCGCACTATGGCTCCGTCTCTGCTGTTACGTTTGCCGAAGCTGTTGCATTTCACGATAACCTCAAAGCGGCTTTGCTGGAAGAAAACCCTGCTTTGACGGAGACTGCCTTGCGAGCGATGGGTGCAACTTATGAAGGCTTTATGCCAAGCTTACTTACGATTATGGAAGTTCCCGGTATTTTGGTTGCGCTTTTTATTGCGCGCACCAGCAAAGTAAGCCTTGCACTGGCAAATGGCGGACTGTATGAGGAGGAAAACTCTCGAGCTGGTGCAGTGCTGCGTGAACTCTTGGCAGGCAAGAGCACTTTGCTGCTTGTTGGCTGCCTTGTCATTGGCGCTCTGGCTGGCAAGCGTGGCTGGGAGCAGGTTTCGCCATTTTTTGACACACCTTTTCGTGGCATTCTGACGCTCTTTTTGCTGGAAGCAGGGCTGGTAACGGGGCGGCGACTGGCTGACTTGAAGAAAGTCGGTGGGTTTCTCATTGGCTTTGGTCTTATTATGCCTGTTCTGCACGCGATTTTGGGTATCGTGCTGGGCAAACTTGCCGGCCTCTCGATGGGCGGCGCAACCATTTTGGGCGTCTTATCAGCTAGTGCTTCCTACATTGCCGCCCCTGCAGCGGTGCGCGTTGCTTTGCCAGAGGCCAGTCCAACTTACTTTCTCACTGCCTCGCTAGCTATTACATTTCCGTTCAACATCATTGTCGGGCTACCGCTCTACCATAGCATTGCAAAACTTATTTACGGAGCATAA
- a CDS encoding radical SAM protein produces the protein MPSLEPSLASNGYAVTHREAAHTTDVLPTLPSKTVRQDLLPPESIRPLRILFVTPKGKKEEDTSQKPLFSMAIAVLVSITPPQHEIELVDELFGDEINFNGDYDLVGITARTMNVTRAYEIADEFRRRGKKVIMGGVHVSFNYEEAIQHCDSVVCGEAENLWAYVLQDVAMGNLQPRYNATDFPPVTAVPMIDYERIFKASKRGKVDARKSIPIYMTRGCPYTCTFCVTPNFTGRLYRIQSLDTIKEQVETAKRVWFKKTKYGDKPWFMFTDENLGVNKAKMWQIMDILKECNIKFSSFISMNFLEDKESVRKLVEAGCVMALVGFESVNQETVNHYDKWKMNNVKKYAQVIRQCREMGLNVQGNFLVNPAIDTYEDMAAVEKFVDDNLLMMPIYSILTPYPGTTMYKEYKAKGLIVDEDWDKYTAHNLVIRCDRYDPMEFQIRYLKHFLGFYKWRTIIKRVLLNPNKLINLVTSLIFKRNLKDQLKSVLSGKKAPIQKQLEAAQRHNTMPKSQVEPVA, from the coding sequence ATGCCCAGCCTTGAGCCATCACTTGCCAGCAACGGATACGCTGTTACGCATCGTGAAGCAGCCCACACCACCGATGTGCTGCCTACTTTACCCAGCAAGACTGTTCGGCAAGACCTGCTGCCGCCAGAGAGCATCAGACCGCTCAGGATTCTTTTTGTTACGCCGAAGGGCAAGAAGGAAGAAGACACTAGCCAAAAGCCGCTTTTTTCAATGGCAATAGCTGTCTTGGTGAGCATTACACCGCCGCAGCATGAGATTGAGCTTGTCGATGAACTTTTCGGTGACGAAATCAACTTCAATGGAGACTATGACCTTGTCGGCATTACGGCACGCACAATGAACGTTACACGCGCTTACGAGATTGCTGACGAATTTCGTCGTCGTGGCAAGAAGGTCATTATGGGCGGCGTGCATGTGTCGTTTAACTATGAGGAAGCGATTCAGCACTGCGATTCGGTTGTCTGCGGCGAGGCAGAGAATCTTTGGGCATATGTGCTTCAAGATGTGGCAATGGGAAACTTGCAACCGCGCTACAATGCCACCGACTTCCCGCCTGTTACAGCAGTGCCTATGATTGACTACGAGCGCATCTTCAAAGCGAGCAAGCGCGGCAAAGTCGATGCGCGCAAGTCTATTCCAATCTATATGACGCGCGGTTGTCCTTATACTTGCACATTTTGCGTTACCCCCAATTTCACTGGTCGGCTCTATCGCATCCAGTCGCTTGACACCATTAAAGAGCAAGTTGAGACAGCTAAGCGCGTTTGGTTCAAGAAAACCAAATACGGCGATAAGCCGTGGTTTATGTTCACGGACGAAAATTTGGGCGTCAACAAAGCCAAGATGTGGCAAATTATGGACATACTGAAAGAGTGCAACATCAAGTTTAGCTCATTTATCAGCATGAACTTCTTGGAGGATAAAGAATCCGTCCGAAAGCTGGTGGAAGCTGGTTGCGTGATGGCACTCGTAGGCTTTGAGTCTGTCAATCAAGAGACGGTCAATCACTACGACAAATGGAAGATGAACAACGTCAAGAAGTATGCACAGGTTATTCGGCAATGCCGAGAAATGGGGCTCAATGTCCAAGGTAACTTTTTAGTCAACCCCGCTATTGATACATATGAGGACATGGCTGCGGTTGAAAAGTTTGTCGACGATAACCTTTTGATGATGCCTATTTACTCCATTCTCACACCTTACCCAGGCACCACAATGTATAAGGAATACAAAGCCAAAGGGCTTATCGTTGATGAGGACTGGGACAAATACACCGCTCACAACCTTGTGATTCGCTGCGACCGATACGACCCAATGGAGTTCCAAATTCGATACCTCAAGCATTTTCTCGGCTTCTACAAGTGGCGCACGATTATCAAGCGCGTGCTTTTGAATCCGAACAAACTTATCAACCTTGTTACCAGCCTCATTTTTAAGCGTAATTTGAAAGATCAGCTTAAAAGCGTGCTCAGTGGCAAGAAAGCCCCTATTCAGAAGCAGCTCGAGGCTGCGCAGCGCCACAACACGATGCCGAAGTCACAAGTTGAGCCTGTAGCATAA
- a CDS encoding carbonic anhydrase codes for MKKTLLILLSSLLVPMLLAQERNPLTADQALERLKEGNRRFVEGKTIHPRQDPARIREVAKGQKPFAIIVGCSDSRVPNEIIFDQGLGDLFIVRTAGQVSAAASFGSVEFASAVLGANLIVVLGHTECGAVAAACNYQKPVPGHIITLVNAIKPAAITVEKLVKMGKLSKEQFVNAAVRENVRLQVEQLQRLEPILAELVRTGQIKIVGAIYDLATGKVEFLPDGETAQR; via the coding sequence ATGAAAAAGACACTTCTCATTCTACTCTCTTCGCTGCTTGTGCCAATGCTACTTGCACAGGAACGCAATCCTCTCACTGCTGACCAAGCCTTAGAGCGCCTCAAAGAAGGCAATCGTCGCTTCGTAGAGGGCAAGACCATTCACCCGCGTCAAGACCCTGCGCGCATTCGTGAGGTTGCAAAGGGGCAGAAGCCTTTTGCAATTATCGTTGGCTGCTCCGATAGTCGCGTGCCAAATGAAATCATCTTCGACCAAGGGTTAGGCGACCTTTTTATCGTGCGCACTGCTGGTCAGGTCTCTGCCGCTGCTTCATTTGGTAGCGTGGAGTTTGCCAGTGCAGTGCTTGGGGCCAACTTGATTGTGGTGTTGGGACATACAGAGTGTGGTGCGGTGGCAGCAGCGTGCAACTACCAAAAGCCTGTACCTGGACATATCATCACGCTGGTCAATGCTATCAAGCCCGCTGCTATCACCGTGGAGAAACTGGTTAAGATGGGAAAGCTCTCAAAAGAGCAATTCGTCAATGCTGCTGTGCGTGAGAATGTGCGCTTGCAAGTCGAGCAACTTCAGCGATTAGAGCCAATCTTGGCAGAATTAGTTAGAACAGGACAAATCAAAATCGTTGGTGCAATCTACGACCTTGCCACTGGCAAGGTGGAGTTTCTCCCTGACGGAGAGACCGCACAACGATAG